In the genome of Candidatus Nitrosotenuis sp. DW1, one region contains:
- a CDS encoding DNA-3-methyladenine glycosylase I, translating into MERCKWAKDDLMIIYHDNEWGIPVHDDQKLFEMLILEGAQAGLSWSTILKRRQTYRKAFSNFNPLKISKYTQKDVDRLLKDGGIIRNRLKIQSTINNAKQFLAIQKEFGSFDTYIWGFVNNKPIKNNHRKLSDIPPSTPLSDRISKDLKRRGFNFVGSTICYAFMQAVGITNDHTANCFRYKK; encoded by the coding sequence ATGGAGCGGTGCAAATGGGCAAAGGACGATCTGATGATTATATACCATGACAATGAATGGGGCATTCCAGTGCATGATGATCAAAAACTTTTTGAGATGCTAATCCTTGAGGGGGCCCAGGCAGGACTGTCATGGTCTACCATACTAAAAAGAAGACAAACGTATCGCAAGGCATTTTCCAATTTTAACCCGCTCAAGATTTCAAAATACACACAAAAGGATGTAGACAGACTGCTCAAAGACGGGGGAATCATCAGAAACAGGCTAAAAATCCAGTCTACCATAAACAACGCAAAACAATTTCTTGCAATCCAAAAAGAATTTGGCTCCTTTGATACGTACATCTGGGGTTTTGTCAACAACAAGCCAATTAAAAATAACCACAGAAAACTAAGTGATATTCCTCCATCCACTCCACTTTCTGATAGAATCAGCAAAGACCTCAAGAGGAGGGGATTCAATTTTGTGGGCTCGACAATCTGTTATGCGTTCATGCAGGCAGTCGGAATCACAAACGATCATACTGCAAACTGCTTTAGGTACAAAAAATAA
- a CDS encoding P-II family nitrogen regulator: MKLYEIKLLTITCEVLAQRNIFDILDKHQVSGYTFYEVEGSGSKNLHGKGITDKNVKIEVLLSNDKLESIVEEIMRTMFSDFAIILYVGDAKVIRSEKFT; the protein is encoded by the coding sequence ATGAAGTTATACGAAATCAAACTACTGACAATAACATGCGAGGTTCTTGCACAAAGAAACATCTTTGATATTCTTGACAAGCACCAAGTTTCTGGATATACTTTTTATGAAGTGGAAGGCAGCGGATCAAAAAACCTGCATGGCAAAGGAATAACTGACAAGAATGTAAAAATCGAAGTACTCTTGAGCAACGATAAGCTTGAAAGTATCGTAGAAGAGATAATGAGAACCATGTTCTCTGATTTTGCAATAATTCTGTATGTCGGAGATGCCAAGGTAATCCGTTCGGAAAAATTTACCTGA
- a CDS encoding sodium-dependent bicarbonate transport family permease — protein sequence MGIIELIQSNLLTPVVLFFILGIVAARIKSDLKIPEAISEFLPIYLLAAIGLHGGIEMRTTGFESMLIPMFVAIALSLVMTLNHYQILRKLGKFNIFDSYALASTYGAVGAVTFSVGLSFLKNQGVTSEGFLAAILAVLEPVSFVLAIFLTNMAVSKMVQKKKQTLQKYSKNDQNDPTAYADLEASIKQNRSFYHVLRESITGKAIVILLGSIMIGYVIGKEGFQPIKLVFEDLFAGAIVIFLIEMGMIAGKRLDDIKNVGPFLVGFSIIIPTINGVIGVAVSTFLGLSVGGSVMFGLLLASASFIAAPAVLRTAIPQAKPSLYITSALGITFPYNIIVMLPIMLTLSSYLHNL from the coding sequence ATGGGCATAATTGAGCTAATCCAATCTAATCTTCTGACGCCAGTCGTACTGTTCTTTATTCTTGGAATTGTGGCTGCAAGAATCAAGTCTGATCTAAAAATTCCAGAAGCAATATCTGAATTTCTACCAATATACCTGCTAGCTGCCATAGGGCTTCACGGCGGAATAGAGATGAGAACAACTGGATTTGAAAGTATGCTTATCCCAATGTTTGTGGCAATAGCCCTATCTCTAGTCATGACTCTGAATCACTATCAAATATTGCGTAAGCTTGGCAAATTCAACATTTTTGACTCTTACGCATTGGCGTCCACATATGGGGCAGTAGGGGCGGTGACCTTCTCAGTAGGACTATCGTTTTTAAAAAATCAGGGAGTGACATCAGAAGGGTTTCTTGCTGCTATACTGGCAGTGTTAGAGCCGGTAAGCTTCGTTTTGGCAATATTTCTTACCAATATGGCAGTATCAAAGATGGTGCAAAAGAAAAAACAAACATTACAAAAATACTCCAAAAACGATCAAAATGATCCTACAGCATATGCCGATCTTGAAGCTAGCATAAAACAAAACAGATCATTCTACCATGTTTTACGCGAATCTATCACTGGAAAAGCAATTGTGATTTTGCTTGGTAGCATAATGATTGGTTACGTCATTGGGAAGGAGGGATTTCAACCGATAAAACTAGTCTTTGAGGATCTTTTTGCCGGAGCCATAGTGATATTTCTAATAGAGATGGGAATGATTGCAGGGAAAAGACTGGATGATATCAAAAATGTTGGCCCGTTTCTAGTGGGATTCTCAATTATTATTCCAACAATAAACGGAGTCATTGGCGTTGCAGTGTCTACTTTTCTTGGATTAAGTGTAGGTGGTTCTGTTATGTTCGGATTACTACTTGCTAGTGCCTCGTTTATTGCAGCTCCTGCAGTTCTTAGAACAGCTATCCCTCAGGCAAAGCCAAGCTTGTACATTACGTCTGCGCTTGGCATAACATTCCCATACAACATAATTGTAATGTTGCCTATCATGCTTACTCTTTCTTCATACCTGCATAATCTGTAG
- a CDS encoding MIP/aquaporin family protein translates to MKLSSNQKKFFAELVGTFVVVVLATGSVVINAQYGGKVGLWFEAFAPFVAVSLMVYAVGKVSMAHFNPATTITLLITRHMPKNQLFIYLSAEIIGAFLASLFVKFVIGTDANLGTNAPNYSYTLPVIFGVEVFATALLLSVIMIVIHTKGLYGGSGLAIGGMVGLDILFLSFISGASMNPARSLAPALLSWSLGDLWLYLTAPFMSAGIVGVLYKKLAKN, encoded by the coding sequence ATGAAACTTTCTTCAAATCAGAAGAAATTTTTTGCTGAACTTGTTGGAACTTTTGTAGTAGTTGTACTTGCAACTGGCTCTGTCGTAATCAATGCACAATATGGAGGGAAAGTTGGACTTTGGTTTGAGGCTTTTGCGCCGTTTGTTGCGGTTTCTTTGATGGTATATGCCGTTGGAAAAGTCTCGATGGCTCACTTTAATCCTGCAACAACAATCACACTTCTAATCACAAGACACATGCCTAAAAATCAACTATTCATTTATCTTTCAGCTGAAATCATCGGGGCGTTCTTGGCAAGCTTGTTTGTAAAATTTGTGATTGGTACAGACGCAAATCTTGGCACAAACGCTCCTAACTACTCCTACACACTGCCGGTAATTTTTGGTGTTGAGGTTTTTGCTACCGCTCTTCTACTGTCAGTCATCATGATTGTGATTCACACTAAGGGGTTGTATGGTGGATCAGGTCTTGCAATTGGAGGTATGGTTGGTCTTGACATTCTCTTTTTGTCTTTTATCTCTGGCGCATCGATGAATCCTGCACGTTCCTTGGCTCCGGCCTTGCTTTCTTGGTCATTGGGCGATTTGTGGTTGTATTTGACTGCCCCATTCATGAGTGCCGGAATCGTTGGTGTATTGTACAAGAAACTTGCAAAAAATTGA
- a CDS encoding arsenate reductase ArsC yields the protein MQKKILFVCVENAGRSQMAEGFFRKYAPGGYEPQSAGTKPVGTVNPLAISVMKEIGIDISSQQPKIISDSMIQQSSRIVNMGCMDKESCPALFVQNVLDWGIPDPKGKPLDEVRKIRDLIEKRVIDLCKALE from the coding sequence ATGCAGAAAAAAATCCTCTTTGTATGCGTAGAAAACGCCGGTAGAAGCCAGATGGCAGAAGGATTTTTCCGAAAATATGCACCTGGTGGATACGAGCCGCAAAGTGCAGGAACAAAACCCGTTGGCACGGTGAACCCGCTTGCCATATCTGTAATGAAGGAAATTGGGATTGACATTTCCAGCCAGCAGCCAAAGATAATTTCTGATTCTATGATTCAGCAGTCATCTAGAATAGTGAACATGGGCTGCATGGACAAAGAATCATGTCCAGCACTGTTTGTTCAAAATGTCTTGGACTGGGGGATTCCAGATCCAAAAGGAAAGCCGCTTGATGAGGTGCGAAAAATTCGTGATTTAATCGAAAAAAGGGTGATTGATCTCTGCAAAGCATTGGAATGA
- the arsM gene encoding arsenite methyltransferase, protein MTTEIKNEIKQRYGKIALSGNSNCCCMPGECGTGTSPIESAGLIGYDAKDLESIPQSAILGVGCGAPIKLADLKEGEVIVDIGSGAGIDAFLAANVVGKSGKVIGIDMTDEMLEKARKNAKDGKYDNVEFKKGDVEDDIPLPRYSADAVISNCVINLTIDKTKAFKEIYRILKKGGRMIISDLITSKELQMHETNSEQWCACIDGALTKENYLDAINNAGFKNISVLDERIYMEDNARKITSLVIKALKE, encoded by the coding sequence ATGACAACAGAAATTAAAAATGAAATAAAGCAAAGATACGGCAAGATAGCGTTATCTGGAAATTCTAATTGTTGCTGCATGCCAGGCGAATGTGGCACAGGCACCTCACCGATTGAATCTGCCGGCTTGATTGGATATGATGCAAAAGATCTAGAGTCCATTCCCCAATCTGCAATTCTTGGAGTTGGGTGCGGCGCGCCGATAAAACTGGCCGACCTCAAGGAAGGCGAAGTGATAGTCGATATTGGCTCAGGTGCGGGCATTGATGCGTTTTTGGCAGCAAACGTAGTTGGAAAATCGGGAAAAGTAATCGGCATTGACATGACTGATGAAATGCTAGAAAAGGCAAGAAAAAATGCCAAGGATGGAAAATACGATAATGTCGAATTTAAAAAAGGCGACGTGGAGGATGATATTCCATTACCTAGATATTCTGCAGACGCCGTAATCAGCAACTGCGTAATTAATCTGACAATAGACAAAACCAAGGCATTCAAGGAAATTTATAGAATTTTGAAAAAAGGCGGAAGAATGATAATCTCGGATCTAATTACTAGCAAAGAACTGCAAATGCACGAGACTAATTCTGAACAGTGGTGCGCCTGCATTGACGGTGCACTAACAAAAGAAAATTATCTTGACGCAATAAACAATGCAGGATTCAAAAACATCAGCGTATTAGATGAGCGGATCTACATGGAGGATAACGCTAGAAAAATCACAAGCCTTGTTATCAAAGCATTAAAAGAGTAA
- a CDS encoding winged helix-turn-helix transcriptional regulator, with the protein METKRKPIPIIQDACGFEGYDASSLMSETAKLRKIITKRGTLEILIPLCCTTEPVRYKQFRQALKGISSRTLSTRLKELEKSGILERQSFNEIPPRVEYRLTNKGQELVVSMINLLQWMKKWSKSK; encoded by the coding sequence ATGGAAACTAAAAGAAAACCAATACCAATCATACAGGATGCCTGCGGTTTTGAGGGCTATGACGCATCATCTCTGATGAGTGAGACTGCCAAGCTTAGGAAAATCATAACAAAACGGGGCACGCTAGAGATTCTAATTCCACTTTGTTGCACTACAGAGCCAGTAAGATACAAGCAGTTCAGGCAAGCCTTGAAAGGCATCAGCAGTAGAACATTATCCACCAGATTAAAAGAACTTGAGAAAAGCGGAATCCTGGAAAGACAGTCATTTAATGAGATTCCTCCACGAGTAGAATACAGGCTAACTAACAAGGGGCAAGAGCTTGTTGTATCCATGATCAATCTTTTACAATGGATGAAGAAATGGTCAAAATCAAAATAA
- a CDS encoding 4-hydroxybutyrate--CoA ligase produces the protein MGESVFLSPKSIAIIGASDKEGSVGRAITSNIMKGYKGKIFPISPTRDTVFDRPAFKTVLDVKEPIDLAVVVTKNDIVPAVLEECGKKKIKGVIVITAGFKEVNEEGRKLEQKLKDIVKKYGIKLIGPNCLGVMNLDPKTMMNSTFLKVTPKSGQIALVSQSGAICAALVEDASAQGIGFSAVISLGNKAEMSEVDVLKILAEHEQTKVIVMYLEDMGNGQEFLKICKQITKKLKKPVLVLKSGRSPEGAKAAMSHTGALMGSDEIYDAILHQAGAIRVDTMEELFDYATAFSKQPLPSKGDLVIVSNAGGPAIISTDACSKMGIKMASIEDIRPKINAVIPPWGSSRNPVDIVGDADYNRFNNVLENVLGHKNVGSVIAMCTPSATLDYDKLAEVIVKMSKKYKKTMLASLMGLDEGIKNREILAAGDVPYYTYAEGAIRALRAMLKFTAWQQSTEGTITKFKADKVKVKKVFDAVKKQGRTNLLEEEGQEVLRAYGFPLPQSILAKTEDEAVKAAKKIGFPVVMKIASPQIIHKSDAGGVKVGMSNEKDVRDAFNTIIKNAKKYNQKATIKGILVQEMVKGGKELIIGSKLEPGFGPVIMLGMGGIYVEVLKDVTFRLAPVTNKEADDMINSIKTKKLLEGVRGEKPSDLKKLSELIQKLSALVTDFKEIKELDMNPVLVMEQGKGCKILDIRIGL, from the coding sequence ATGGGAGAGTCAGTTTTTCTTTCACCAAAATCTATTGCAATAATTGGCGCATCTGACAAGGAAGGAAGCGTAGGACGCGCAATCACATCGAACATCATGAAGGGCTACAAGGGAAAGATTTTCCCAATCAGCCCTACCCGTGATACTGTATTTGACAGGCCTGCATTCAAAACCGTGCTTGATGTAAAGGAACCAATCGACCTTGCGGTGGTTGTCACAAAAAACGATATCGTTCCTGCAGTACTAGAAGAATGCGGTAAGAAAAAGATCAAAGGAGTAATTGTAATCACTGCCGGATTTAAGGAGGTAAATGAGGAAGGGCGCAAACTTGAACAGAAACTAAAAGACATTGTCAAAAAATACGGAATCAAGCTAATCGGACCAAACTGCCTCGGAGTGATGAACCTTGATCCAAAGACAATGATGAACTCTACATTTCTCAAGGTGACTCCAAAGTCAGGGCAAATTGCATTGGTGTCGCAAAGTGGAGCAATATGTGCGGCACTTGTAGAGGATGCAAGTGCCCAAGGCATTGGATTTTCAGCAGTAATCAGCCTTGGAAACAAGGCGGAGATGAGCGAAGTCGATGTACTCAAAATACTTGCTGAGCACGAGCAGACCAAGGTGATCGTAATGTACTTGGAAGACATGGGGAATGGCCAAGAATTCCTTAAAATTTGCAAGCAGATAACAAAGAAGCTCAAAAAGCCAGTACTCGTATTAAAATCGGGACGAAGTCCTGAGGGTGCAAAGGCCGCAATGTCGCATACTGGCGCACTGATGGGCTCTGACGAAATTTATGATGCAATACTGCACCAGGCAGGGGCGATTCGAGTGGATACCATGGAGGAATTATTTGACTATGCTACTGCTTTTTCAAAACAACCGCTACCATCAAAAGGAGACCTCGTCATAGTGTCAAACGCAGGAGGGCCTGCAATCATTTCAACTGACGCTTGCTCCAAAATGGGGATCAAGATGGCAAGCATTGAGGATATTAGGCCAAAAATAAATGCCGTAATACCGCCGTGGGGAAGCTCAAGAAATCCAGTCGACATAGTCGGCGATGCTGACTACAACCGATTCAACAACGTACTGGAAAACGTACTTGGGCACAAAAACGTCGGCTCTGTCATTGCAATGTGCACGCCGTCTGCCACTCTGGACTATGACAAGCTTGCCGAAGTCATAGTGAAAATGTCAAAAAAATACAAAAAAACAATGCTTGCCAGCCTAATGGGACTAGACGAGGGAATCAAAAACAGGGAGATTTTGGCCGCAGGTGATGTTCCATACTATACCTATGCAGAGGGAGCAATTCGCGCACTGCGTGCAATGTTGAAATTTACTGCCTGGCAACAATCAACAGAAGGAACAATTACAAAATTCAAGGCAGACAAGGTAAAGGTAAAGAAGGTCTTTGATGCAGTCAAAAAACAAGGAAGAACAAACCTGCTAGAGGAGGAAGGCCAAGAGGTCTTGCGCGCATATGGGTTCCCGCTACCTCAAAGCATACTTGCAAAAACAGAAGACGAGGCAGTAAAGGCAGCAAAGAAAATTGGATTTCCAGTTGTAATGAAGATTGCGTCCCCTCAGATAATTCACAAATCAGATGCAGGGGGAGTAAAGGTCGGGATGTCAAATGAAAAGGACGTACGTGATGCGTTTAACACCATAATTAAAAACGCCAAGAAATACAACCAGAAAGCCACAATCAAAGGAATTTTGGTACAAGAGATGGTAAAGGGCGGCAAAGAACTGATCATTGGCTCAAAGCTGGAGCCTGGATTTGGCCCAGTCATTATGCTTGGGATGGGGGGAATCTATGTCGAGGTACTAAAGGACGTCACATTCAGATTGGCGCCAGTAACAAACAAGGAAGCAGACGACATGATAAACTCGATCAAGACAAAAAAACTACTAGAGGGAGTAAGGGGGGAGAAACCATCTGATCTGAAAAAACTCTCAGAGCTGATTCAGAAACTCTCTGCGCTTGTGACTGACTTTAAGGAAATAAAAGAGCTTGACATGAACCCAGTACTTGTAATGGAGCAGGGAAAGGGCTGCAAGATACTTGATATCAGAATAGGGCTCTAG
- a CDS encoding reverse transcriptase-like protein, protein MTLSIYVDGSGGENSGYGYFVKETGESFYEKKHGITNNQAEYLGIISVLKKFTQSNDDITIYSDSKNTVSQLNHEFAINSEPLRDLARDSWTLMKTIPNLKLVWIPRAQNLAGKMLGS, encoded by the coding sequence ATGACGCTTAGCATTTACGTTGACGGCTCTGGCGGGGAAAACTCAGGGTACGGGTATTTTGTAAAGGAGACAGGAGAGTCATTCTATGAAAAAAAACATGGAATAACAAACAACCAGGCAGAATACCTTGGGATTATCTCGGTTTTGAAAAAATTTACCCAATCAAATGACGACATCACGATCTACTCTGATTCAAAAAACACGGTATCTCAGCTGAACCACGAGTTTGCAATAAACAGTGAACCGTTGCGAGATCTTGCAAGAGACTCCTGGACCCTGATGAAGACCATCCCAAATCTGAAACTGGTGTGGATTCCGCGTGCACAAAACTTGGCCGGAAAAATGCTTGGAAGTTAG
- a CDS encoding high frequency lysogenization protein HflD, which yields MIEELIQQLPTATPFFVLVAGFMIGLLHAFEPDHVVAVATQNSKSPQKSSMSFFRQVGSGAIKSSILGALWGAGHTSALVLVSLLIFVFAMNIPNEMFDNFEFGVGIMLVILGLFTYLNRKLFGQKHIHTHTHDGVIHTHPHTHDKAHRHGHKSYIIGCVHGLAGSGSLVVLALSTLHDLETILSFVLVFGIGSIVGMMLVSSAIGLPFSLTLYSERINKILRYSVGSISIIIGIDIMYHIVANGNFFGLTIN from the coding sequence ATGATAGAAGAACTAATCCAACAACTTCCGACAGCGACTCCTTTTTTTGTCCTTGTTGCCGGATTTATGATAGGCCTTTTGCACGCTTTTGAGCCTGATCATGTAGTTGCTGTGGCGACACAAAATTCAAAATCGCCCCAAAAAAGTTCCATGTCGTTTTTTCGTCAAGTCGGCTCAGGCGCTATCAAAAGTTCCATCCTAGGTGCGCTGTGGGGAGCTGGACACACGTCTGCTTTAGTTCTTGTAAGCCTGTTAATTTTCGTGTTTGCGATGAACATTCCAAATGAAATGTTTGATAATTTTGAATTTGGAGTTGGCATAATGCTTGTAATTCTTGGACTGTTCACATACCTTAACAGAAAATTATTTGGGCAAAAACACATTCATACTCACACTCATGACGGTGTAATCCACACACATCCTCATACGCATGACAAGGCACACCGCCACGGACACAAATCGTACATTATCGGATGCGTTCATGGACTGGCAGGAAGTGGAAGTCTGGTGGTCTTGGCGCTTTCAACACTGCACGACTTGGAAACCATTTTGTCATTTGTCCTAGTTTTTGGAATAGGTTCAATTGTTGGAATGATGTTGGTAAGTAGCGCTATCGGCCTGCCGTTTTCACTCACGCTTTATTCCGAACGAATTAACAAGATTCTGCGTTATTCAGTCGGCTCAATAAGCATCATAATAGGCATTGACATTATGTACCATATTGTGGCAAATGGGAATTTTTTTGGACTGACCATTAACTAA
- a CDS encoding urease subunit gamma translates to MTVEGEPDVSPFTRTYRYSSKTDEEIFANSVDMIKDRLDRNLKININETITVYSAFIVSELRAGKPIEQIQKNIPRLLSPEQVMIGVPETLRTMSFEITLDDALTKIILNTPIQISDYILKST, encoded by the coding sequence TTGACAGTTGAAGGGGAACCTGACGTTTCTCCTTTTACACGAACCTATCGATATTCCAGCAAGACAGATGAGGAAATTTTTGCCAACTCGGTGGACATGATAAAAGATAGACTGGACAGAAATCTCAAAATCAATATCAACGAAACTATCACTGTTTACTCTGCGTTTATTGTTTCTGAACTTCGTGCTGGTAAACCAATTGAACAAATTCAGAAAAACATACCTCGTCTCTTAAGTCCAGAACAGGTGATGATTGGAGTTCCTGAAACCTTGAGAACAATGTCTTTTGAAATCACGCTTGATGATGCCCTGACGAAGATTATTTTGAACACTCCAATCCAAATCTCAGATTATATTCTAAAATCTACTTGA
- a CDS encoding agmatinase family protein, whose protein sequence is MGMEFYGDDYNGADVAPFVGINTFLHLPWIRSHKELIDAKPDVAIIGEPFDFGTTIRPGARYGPRAIRAASTIPSPPYERFNIETGADPFGTFRTVDYGDVQVSPGDVIESHKRMTAKVKEVLDAQGIPVMLGGDHSITFANVRAFAKKYKNIGMIHFDTHADCAPQGLTGYKYDHGAHIRRIMEMGCLKGKNYTLVGPRGYWPGRDLYKWMADQDFQWFTMLDVEELGIDMIAKEVADRANDGTDAVYLSWDIDSFDPSYAPGTGEPEPNGLTSREGMRMVRLLSKSFDPNRFAMDLVEVAPAYDVSDSSSYNGGITSGLGQRLIIELLAGLSLTKRGLQDGDPVRPHNYRGTGNTYHFSNGPRAQIPKRD, encoded by the coding sequence ATGGGAATGGAATTTTACGGTGATGATTACAATGGAGCCGATGTTGCACCGTTTGTTGGCATCAACACATTCTTACACTTACCTTGGATACGATCACATAAAGAACTAATTGATGCAAAACCTGATGTTGCTATTATAGGAGAACCTTTTGATTTTGGAACCACGATTCGCCCCGGTGCACGTTATGGCCCGCGTGCAATTCGTGCAGCGTCTACCATTCCGTCACCCCCGTACGAGCGATTCAATATTGAGACGGGAGCAGACCCGTTTGGAACTTTTAGAACCGTTGATTATGGTGATGTCCAAGTTTCTCCAGGCGATGTAATAGAATCGCACAAACGAATGACTGCAAAAGTCAAGGAGGTTCTTGATGCACAAGGAATTCCAGTCATGTTAGGTGGGGATCACTCAATTACATTTGCAAACGTTCGCGCATTTGCTAAAAAATACAAAAATATTGGCATGATTCACTTTGACACCCACGCTGACTGCGCGCCACAAGGCCTTACTGGCTACAAATACGATCATGGTGCGCATATTAGAAGAATAATGGAAATGGGCTGCCTAAAAGGGAAAAATTACACTTTGGTAGGGCCTAGAGGGTATTGGCCAGGGCGCGATTTGTACAAGTGGATGGCAGACCAAGACTTCCAATGGTTTACGATGTTAGATGTTGAGGAACTGGGAATTGACATGATTGCTAAGGAAGTAGCGGATAGGGCCAATGATGGAACCGATGCAGTTTACCTTAGTTGGGATATTGACTCTTTTGATCCTTCTTATGCGCCAGGTACCGGAGAACCAGAACCAAATGGTCTTACCTCAAGGGAAGGGATGCGAATGGTGAGATTGTTATCAAAATCATTCGATCCTAATAGATTTGCAATGGATCTTGTGGAGGTGGCTCCTGCTTATGATGTGAGTGATAGTAGTTCATACAATGGGGGCATTACCTCCGGACTTGGACAGCGACTCATCATAGAACTATTAGCTGGTTTGTCACTTACAAAGCGAGGTCTGCAAGATGGTGATCCTGTACGACCACACAATTACCGTGGAACTGGAAATACATACCACTTTAGCAATGGTCCACGTGCACAAATTCCAAAGCGAGATTGA
- a CDS encoding tetratricopeptide repeat protein produces MRVKFSKNLDELISRGISFSRKSNFEEAISCFDRVLEMEANNSDALYNKGLALGKLGRNEEAISCFDRVLEMEANNSDALYNKGLALGKLGRNEEAISHIDKSMDMRYSNSLNLYDGGNELKRLGKYDEALSLYTKALESNPNNVRALIAKGFVLDLLGVPPKSVATFFDRASEIEPNNVEPHLHKGFLYNRIGKYQEAITCFDKALEIEPNNVRALYSKGVALHFLKKHEEAISYCSKALEINPRHVKALSTMVWVLAHQKKYEAALIYCDKAIEIEPEYVYALSYKAYLFFECGRFDEALKYYNRALEIDPSDTRSLHYKNKTLAKIEKGKKISFLNKLRP; encoded by the coding sequence ATGCGTGTTAAATTTTCAAAAAATTTAGACGAGTTGATTAGTAGGGGAATTTCCTTTTCTAGAAAAAGCAATTTTGAGGAGGCCATATCGTGTTTTGACAGAGTTTTAGAGATGGAGGCCAATAATTCTGATGCGTTATACAACAAAGGGCTTGCACTAGGCAAGCTTGGAAGAAATGAGGAGGCCATATCGTGTTTTGACAGAGTTTTAGAGATGGAGGCCAATAATTCTGATGCGTTATACAACAAAGGGCTTGCACTAGGCAAGCTTGGAAGAAATGAGGAGGCCATATCACATATTGATAAATCCATGGATATGAGATATAGCAATTCATTAAATTTGTATGACGGGGGAAACGAGCTAAAGAGGCTCGGTAAATATGATGAAGCGCTTTCTCTCTATACCAAGGCTTTGGAAAGCAATCCAAACAATGTTCGCGCCCTAATCGCAAAGGGTTTTGTACTTGATTTGCTTGGAGTACCACCAAAGAGCGTTGCAACTTTTTTTGACAGAGCATCAGAAATTGAGCCAAATAATGTCGAACCTCACCTCCACAAAGGTTTCTTGTACAATAGAATCGGAAAATATCAAGAAGCGATAACATGCTTTGACAAAGCTTTGGAAATTGAGCCAAATAATGTCCGTGCTTTATATAGTAAGGGAGTTGCTCTGCATTTTTTAAAAAAACATGAAGAGGCCATTTCATATTGCAGTAAAGCTCTGGAAATAAACCCCAGACATGTCAAGGCACTATCTACAATGGTTTGGGTATTAGCTCATCAAAAAAAGTACGAAGCCGCGCTGATTTACTGCGATAAAGCCATTGAAATTGAGCCAGAATATGTGTATGCACTAAGTTACAAAGCTTATTTGTTTTTTGAATGCGGTAGATTTGATGAGGCCTTGAAATATTACAATAGAGCACTAGAAATTGATCCAAGTGACACTAGATCCTTACATTATAAAAATAAAACACTAGCTAAAATAGAAAAGGGTAAAAAAATATCATTCCTCAACAAGTTAAGACCTTAA